GCTGCGGCATCCGCGGTTGAATCATCGCCCCGAGGTGGTGGCGGGTGTGTTGGCCGACGAATGCGGCGATGTGCTCTCGCGGTTTTTCGCGGAGCGTCGGCTGGTGACGCCGACGTGATCGTACGCGTGCGTCAGAGCGATTTGGCGAAAATCAGTTTGTCGTCGTTGGCGCGGTAGAAGTTGGGCACGCGCGCGACGAGCGCGTAACCCGCGCGCTCGTAGAAATGAATCGTCGCGCCGTACGATTCCTGCGACGACGTCTCGATGAGAAGTTGGGAGCCGCGCATCCGTCGCACCTCGCGCTCGGCGTACTCGACGAGCAGCCGGCCGAAGCCGCGGCCTTGCGCCGCGCGGTCGACGGCAATCCAGTACAGGTCGAAGGTGGACTCGGTGAGCGGCGTGGGGCCGTAGCAGACGTAGCCTTGCACGTCGGGGCGGTCGGGGTCGGCGCTGGCATCGAGGACGGCGCAGAGGTAGTCGCTGGCGGCGCCGGTGGCGAGCCAGGCGTCGACGAGCTCGAGGGCGACGGCGATTTCGCCCGGCGTGAACTTGCCGGTGGACTCGAGGATGCGCGAGACGGCGGGTCGGTCGCGGGCGCGGAGGGGGCGGATGGCGGCATCCGGCCGGCTGCTGCTTAACGGGGCCGTCATTCGGCGCGAATGGCGACGAGCGGGTCGACTGCCGCGGCGCGGCGCGCGGGGACCCAGCTGGCGAGGAGCGCGACGGCCAGGAGCAGGAGCGCGACGGCCGCGAGCACGGAGGGGTCGCCGGGGGCGACGCCGTAGAGCATGTTGCGCAGCACGCGCGTCGCGACGACGGCCGCCGCGGCGCCCACGCCGACACCGGCCAGCGTGAGGCCCAGTCCCTGTCGCGCGACTCTCCGCCGTACTGTGTTAGGCGAGGCGCCGAGGGCGATGCGGATGCCGATTTCACGGTTGCGTTGGGCGACGGTGTAGGAGATCACACCGTAGAGGCCGACCGCGGTGATGACCAGGGCGGCGAGTGCGAAGCCGACGAGGAGTGTCATATACGTGTGCTCCGTTCCCGCCAGGTATCCCATCTGCGCCGTGAGCGGACCGAGGTACGTGAGCCGCGAACCCGGTGCCGCTTGTACCACGGCGGACTCGACCGCCGGCACCAGTGCGAGCGGGTCGCCATGGACGACGCGAGCGATCAACGAGAGATTCTGCGCGCCTTCGGCCGCGATCGGGACGTACGTCTCGGGCTCCGCCGTTGGACTTGCCGTGTGGCCCCGGATGTCTTGCACCACGCCGATGACTTCCAACGGCAGCGGATAGTCTGCGGCGATGATATGGCGACCGAGCGGATCGAGTGAGCCGAAGTAGCGCTTGGCAAGCGTCTCGTTCACCATCGCGACATCGCGGCGCGCGAGATCCTGTTCCGTGAATGCGCGGCCGCGCACGACACGAATGCCCAGCGTCGTGAAATAGTGTCTGTCGATGCCGGCGAACAACGTATAGGCCTTCGCGGAGTCGGCCGGTACGAGCCCTGGAACGCGAAGGTCGCGGAACGAGATCGCGCCGCCCAACGGGGATGTCGTCGAGACGGACGCATCCGACAGGTTGGGCAAGGCGCGCAGGCGGTCCGAGATGCGACGAGCGGCCAGCACGCGTGCGACCGTGTCCGTCGCCGGCGAGCCAGGATAGATGCTCGCTGTGAGGACGCCCTCCTCCGTAAGGCCGGGTCGGAGCTCCATCAGGTGATGGAATGTTTGCACGAGCAACCCCGCGCCGGCGAGCAACACCATCGCCGTCGCCACTTGTCCGACCACGAGAGCATTTCGCAGTCGACGAGGGCGTCGCCCGACGCTGTGCCGCGCCGTCTCGCTTCTCAAGGTGGCTTCGAGCGCTTCGCGGGAGACGGTCAGCGCCGGCACGAGTCCGCACACGATACCGACTACCATCGCGGCAACGGCAGCGACAAGGACCACCGACGCATCGAGGGTGACGAACGAGCGGCGCGGCAAGTTGAGGGTGGGCTCGGCCGCGACGAACCGGGCGATAAGGGCGGCGGCGCCAAGACCCGCGCCCGCGCCAAGCGCCGCCAACATCATCGCCTCGGTGATGAGCTGCCGCACGACGCGGCGGCGCCCGGCGCCTAACGCGAGGCGGACGGCGATCTCGTGGCGCCGCGCCGTTCCGCGCACGAGCAGCATGTTCGTGACGTTCGCCGTGGCGATGAGCAGGAGCAGGCCGACACACGCGGTCATGATCACCAGATGCGTGGCCACTTCTTCGACCAATGCATCGCGAACGCGCGGCGCCACGACGCGCAGGTCTGTCAGCGAGCGGACGCCGACCGTGTCGGAGGCGAACCGTGTGCGCAGGTCCGACAAGGCCTGCGCTGAAGAGATGCCATTGCGCAGGCGGCCCACCACATGGAATCCGAACGTGTATTCGTTGGTCTTGAATGACTCGATGTCGGGTGCGGCGGACGTCCAAACCTGCGTATCTTCGGGGAAGGCGAACCCTTTCGGCATGACGCCGATGATCGTGTAGGTGTCGCCGCCGAATTCGATCGTTCGGCCCAGTGCGTGTGGATCGCCGGCGTAGGCACGCTGCCAATAGGCGTACGACAAGATGGCGGTGCGATCAGCGGTCGCACCAGCATCGCCGGCACCGAATCCGTGGCCCAGGGCGGGCGCCGTTCCGAGCACACTGAAATAGTTGGGTGTCACGGCGCTGACCCGAACCACGTCCTTCGCATCCATCCAGAGCGGCCGCTCGGCGAAGCTGTGTTTTCCTAACGGAGCCTCACGCATCGGCCTGACGGCGCCAATGGCGGCGAAGCTGCGCAGCTCCGTGCGCCAGCGGAGGAATTGCGGCACCGACACGAA
Above is a window of Gemmatimonadaceae bacterium DNA encoding:
- a CDS encoding N-acetyltransferase, which codes for MTAPLSSSRPDAAIRPLRARDRPAVSRILESTGKFTPGEIAVALELVDAWLATGAASDYLCAVLDASADPDRPDVQGYVCYGPTPLTESTFDLYWIAVDRAAQGRGFGRLLVEYAEREVRRMRGSQLLIETSSQESYGATIHFYERAGYALVARVPNFYRANDDKLIFAKSL
- a CDS encoding ADOP family duplicated permease, producing MSLIDGLRYRLRAVFGARRHARDAERELRFHLDLEAAQRRHDGAPAADAEFAARRQLGNRTAVAEAMRRVAGLGWLDTTRQDVAFALRGIRRAPGFSIVAVTTLALGIGAATAIYAVVNTVLIRPLPIVDADRVLDLELVRPDSSHEPTIFFVSVPQFLRWRTELRSFAAIGAVRPMREAPLGKHSFAERPLWMDAKDVVRVSAVTPNYFSVLGTAPALGHGFGAGDAGATADRTAILSYAYWQRAYAGDPHALGRTIEFGGDTYTIIGVMPKGFAFPEDTQVWTSAAPDIESFKTNEYTFGFHVVGRLRNGISSAQALSDLRTRFASDTVGVRSLTDLRVVAPRVRDALVEEVATHLVIMTACVGLLLLIATANVTNMLLVRGTARRHEIAVRLALGAGRRRVVRQLITEAMMLAALGAGAGLGAAALIARFVAAEPTLNLPRRSFVTLDASVVLVAAVAAMVVGIVCGLVPALTVSREALEATLRSETARHSVGRRPRRLRNALVVGQVATAMVLLAGAGLLVQTFHHLMELRPGLTEEGVLTASIYPGSPATDTVARVLAARRISDRLRALPNLSDASVSTTSPLGGAISFRDLRVPGLVPADSAKAYTLFAGIDRHYFTTLGIRVVRGRAFTEQDLARRDVAMVNETLAKRYFGSLDPLGRHIIAADYPLPLEVIGVVQDIRGHTASPTAEPETYVPIAAEGAQNLSLIARVVHGDPLALVPAVESAVVQAAPGSRLTYLGPLTAQMGYLAGTEHTYMTLLVGFALAALVITAVGLYGVISYTVAQRNREIGIRIALGASPNTVRRRVARQGLGLTLAGVGVGAAAAVVATRVLRNMLYGVAPGDPSVLAAVALLLLAVALLASWVPARRAAAVDPLVAIRAE